The proteins below come from a single Megalops cyprinoides isolate fMegCyp1 chromosome 5, fMegCyp1.pri, whole genome shotgun sequence genomic window:
- the LOC118777739 gene encoding fructose-1,6-bisphosphatase 1-like, with protein sequence MSDRGTFDTNVVTLTRFVLEEGRKAKGTGELTTLLNSLCTAIKAISSAVRKAGIANLYGIAGGTNVTGDQVKKLDILSNDLVINMIKSSFTSCVLVSEEDEKAIIVEPDRRGKYVVCFDPLDGSSNIDCLASIGTIFAIYRKTTDDEPNEKDALQSGRNIVAAGYALYGSATMLVLSTGQGVNCFMLDPAIGEFILVDRDVKIKKKGKIYSLNEGYAQYFDPAVTEYLQKKKFPEDGSAPYGGRYVGSMVADVHRTLVYGGIFLYPANVKSPKGKLRLLYECNPMAFIMEQAGGMATTGTMNVLDIQPETIHQRVPVVLGSPDDVQEYIAIFKKHAK encoded by the exons ATGTCAGACAGAGGAACCTTCGATACCAATGTCGTTACCCTCACGAGGTTCGTGCTGGAAGAGGGCAGGAAAGCAAAGGGGACCGGAGAGCTGACAACACTTCTCAATTCATTGTGCACAGCCATCAAAGCCATCTCTAGCGCCGTCAGAAAAGCTGGGATCGCTAATCT CTATGGCATCGCTGGGGGCACAAACGTGACTGGCGACCAGGTGAAGAAACTCGACATCCTCTCCAACGACCTGGTCATCAACATGATCAAGTCCTCGTTCACCTCCTGTGTGCTGGTGTCAGAGGAGGATGAGAAGGCCATCATCGTGGAGCCGGACAGAAGG GGTAAATACGTGGTCTGCTTTGATCCTCTGGATGGTTCTTCAAATATTGACTGTCTCGCATCAATTGGAACCATTTTTGCCATCTACAGAAAG ACTACAGACGATGAACCCAATGAGAAGGATGCCCTGCAGTCTGGCAGGAACATTGTGGCGGCAGGCTACGCCTTGTATGGCAGCGCTACCATGCTGGTGCTTTCCACTGGCCAGGGGGTCAACTGCTTCATGCTGGACCCT GCTATTGGGGAGTTCATCCTGGTGGACAGGGATGTCAAGATTAAGAAAAAGGGCAAAATCTACAGTCTCAATGAAGGCTATGCTCAGTACTTTGACCCTGCTGTCACAGAGTACCTGCAAAAGAAGAAATTCCCTGAG GATGGCAGCGCCCCCTATGGTGGGAGGTATGTGGGCTCGATGGTAGCAGACGTGCATCGGACACTAGTGTACGGAGGCATCTTTCTGTACCCTGCCAATGTGAAGAGCCCCAAGGGAAAG CTGAGGCTTCTGTATGAATGCAACCCCATGGCCTTCATCATGGAGCAGGCTGGAGGAATGGCCACAACAGGCACCATGAATGTGCTGGACATCCAGCCCGAAACTATCCACCAGAGGGTCCCTGTGGTGCTGGGCTCCCCTGACGATGTGCAGGAGTACATTGCCATCTTCAAGAAGCATGCCAAGTGA